A region of Diospyros lotus cultivar Yz01 chromosome 3, ASM1463336v1, whole genome shotgun sequence DNA encodes the following proteins:
- the LOC127796431 gene encoding laccase-3-like, with protein MEAYNFLKLKPLLVHALLLSLSLIASFANAETHYRKFVVQDTPVKRLCRTPHVMTVNGQFPGPTLQVRNGDTLIVKVLNSGRYNVTLHWHGVRQLRNPWADGPAYVTQCPIQPGATYTYRFTIENQEGTLWWHAHSKWLRATVYGALIIYPKIGCPYPFPKPTHEIPILLGEWWNRDPMSVLRQAQFTGAAPNISDAYTINGQPGDLYSCSSHGTARFAINSGDTILLRIINAAMNQQLFFQVAGHQLTVVEADAAYTKPFTTSTLMLGPGQTTNVLLTANQAPGRYYMAARAYASASPNVPFDNTTTTAILEYRSASRTAMPILPQLPAFNDTATVTRFTSQIKSLSEVKVPTKIDENLFFTVGLGFLNCIPGPRCQGPNNTRFAASMNNVSFVLPRKWSLLQAYYQSIPGVFTTDFPPVPPVKFDYTGNVSRALWRPVFYTKVYKMKFGSSVQIVLQDTAIFSTEDHPMHIHGYEFYVVGQGFGNFNPRTDPAKFNLVDPPLRNTIDVPVGGWAVIRFVADNPGVWFMHCHIDSHLTWGLAMAFLVENGEGELQSIVPPPADLPPC; from the exons ATGGAGGCTTACAACTTCTTGAAGCTTAAACCATTACTAGTCCACGCCCTTCTGCTTTCACTTTCTCTAATAGCTTCTTTTGCAAATGCTGAAACTCACTACCGCAAATTTGTG gttcaAGACACTCCAGTGAAGAGGCTGTGCAGAACCCCCCATGTTATGACAGTGAACGGGCAGTTTCCTGGCCCAACTCTGCAAGTTCGAAATGGAGACACCCTTATTGTCAAGGTGCTCAATAGTGGCCGCTACAATGTCACCCTCCACTG GCATGGGGTCCGACAGTTGCGAAATCCGTGGGCGGACGGGCCAGCGTATGTGACCCAATGTCCGATCCAGCCCGGGGCAACTTACACCTACAGGTTCACCATTGAGAACCAAGAAGGAACACTCTGGTGGCATGCTCATAGCAAATGGCTCAGAGCCACTGTCTATGGGGCTCTCATTATCTACCCTAAAATTGGCTGTCCATATCCCTTCCCTAAGCCCACCCATGAAATTCCCATTCTTCTCG GAGAGTGGTGGAACAGAGACCCGATGAGTGTGCTGAGGCAAGCTCAATTCACAGGGGCAGCTCCGAATATATCCGATGCCTACACCATTAATGGCCAGCCCGGTGATCTCTACAGCTGTTCCAGCCATG GAACTGCGAGATTCGCCATCAATTCCGGCGACACAATCCTTCTCAGAATCATCAACGCCGCCATGAACCAGCAACTCTTCTTCCAAGTGGCCGGCCACCAGCTCACCGTTGTCGAAGCGGACGCCGCCTACACGAAGCCCTTCACCACCTCCACCCTCATGCTGGGCCCCGGCCAGACCACCAATGTCCTCCTCACCGCCAACCAGGCCCCCGGCCGCTACTACATGGCGGCGCGTGCCTACGCCAGCGCCAGCCCCAACGTCCCTTTCGacaacaccaccaccaccgccaTCCTCGAATACAGATCCGCCTCAAGAACCGCCATGCCAATCTTGCCTCAATTGCCGGCGTTCAACGACACAGCCACAGTCACAAGATTCACGTCGCAGATTAAAAGTCTTTCAGAAGTCAAAGTTCCGACCAAGATTGACGAAAATCTGTTCTTTACCGTTGGACTCGGGTTTCTCAACTGCATACCCGGGCCCCGGTGCCAGGGTCCGAATAATACCCGATTCGCCGCCAGCATGAACAACGTGTCCTTCGTGCTGCCCAGAAAGTGGTCTTTGCTCCAAGCCTACTACCAAAGCATTCCCGGCGTCTTCACCACCGATTTCCCGCCGGTTCCGCCGGTGAAATTCGACTACACCGGAAATGTCAGCCGGGCGCTGTGGCGGCCGGTTTTCTATACAAAGGTATATAAGATGAAGTTTGGTTCCAGCGTCCAGATCGTTCTGCAAGATACGGCCATCTTCTCGACGGAGGACCACCCAATGCACATCCATGGATACGAGTTCTACGTTGTCGGACAGGGTTTCGGGAACTTCAATCCTCGTACAGATCCGGCTAAATTCAATCTCGTCGATCCTCCGTTGCGAAATACGATTGATGTCCCCGTCGGTGGATGGGCAGTCATCCGATTCGTGGCTGATAATCCAG GAGTTTGGTTCATGCACTGTCACATAGACAGCCATCTAACATGGGGTCTAGCCATGGCGTTCCTGGTTGAGAACGGAGAAGGCGAGTTGCAGAGCATAGTGCCGCCTCCTGCTGATCTGCCTCCATGCTAG